The following proteins are encoded in a genomic region of Diabrotica virgifera virgifera chromosome 1, PGI_DIABVI_V3a:
- the LOC126885111 gene encoding uncharacterized protein LOC126885111, whose product MIVIIYGFANDFPQTQIKIESGLGSPTIVDWCNFCREVCTRYLQEHPVEIRGFDENGQPITVEIDESYFFPRKYNRGAYRPGRWIFGAVERNSGKLFVIPVAAKSEEILLPIIFRMILPGSIIVSDGWRAYTNIGRLEGGVYEHRVVIH is encoded by the exons ATGATAGTCATCATTTATGGCTTTGCAAATGACTTCCCACAAACCCAGATCAAGATTGAATCTGGGCTTGGAAGTCCCACTATTGTCGACTGGTGCAATTTCTGTCGAGAAGTGTGCACCAGATATTTGCAAGAGCACCCTGTGGAAATTAGAGGATTCGATGAAAATGGTCAACCCATTACGGTAGAAATTGATGAATCCTACTTCTTCCCCAGGAAGTACAATAGAGGTGCTTATAGGCCCGGACGCTGGATTTTTGGTGCTGTGGAGAGGAATAGTGGCAAATTATTCGTGATACCGGTGGCAGCAAAAAGCGAGGAAATACTATTGCCCATCATATTCAG aaTGATTTTACCGGGGTCAATAATTGTTTCCGATGGATGGAGGGCGTATACCAATATCGGTCGCTTAGAAGGAGGGGTGTATGAACATAGGGTTGTGATTCATTAG